In a single window of the Renibacterium salmoninarum ATCC 33209 genome:
- a CDS encoding sensor histidine kinase, whose protein sequence is MLRTIAETGRTSLSEMRRLLGVLRGDETTSYRPLPSLTDLDELLLGFRAAGLSAEFTPSGQARRALPGGAELTVYRMVQEGLTHVLKHAGPQVHTVVSLDWQSRGLAVTLQDDGRGAAADPPAAGGCNGLRGMSQRVKLYDGSLEAKAQPGGGFCINAFIPYTEA, encoded by the coding sequence GTGCTACGAACCATCGCCGAAACTGGCCGTACCTCGCTCAGTGAAATGCGTCGTCTGCTCGGCGTGCTCCGCGGCGACGAAACGACGTCCTACCGACCGTTGCCGAGCCTTACCGATCTAGATGAGCTACTTCTGGGCTTCCGAGCCGCTGGACTTTCGGCCGAGTTCACTCCGTCTGGTCAGGCTCGGCGAGCGTTGCCCGGCGGCGCTGAGTTGACGGTCTACCGGATGGTCCAGGAGGGCCTTACCCACGTGCTAAAACACGCTGGGCCGCAAGTTCATACCGTAGTCAGTCTCGATTGGCAGTCCCGTGGATTAGCCGTGACATTGCAAGATGACGGTCGCGGCGCTGCCGCAGACCCACCTGCAGCTGGCGGTTGTAATGGCCTGCGCGGGATGAGCCAACGGGTCAAGCTTTACGATGGAAGCCTAGAAGCCAAAGCACAGCCCGGCGGCGGGTTCTGCATCAACGCATTCATTCCCTATACAGAGGCCTAA
- a CDS encoding histidine kinase: MTRTRRLREQALENRARRLEIEQQQERDLAASDERAHIAREMHDIVAHSLSVIITQADGGR, encoded by the coding sequence TTGACCAGAACACGCAGACTCCGTGAACAAGCTTTAGAAAACCGGGCTAGGCGGCTGGAAATTGAACAACAGCAAGAGCGAGACCTTGCCGCGAGCGATGAGCGCGCCCATATTGCCCGCGAAATGCACGATATTGTGGCGCACTCACTGTCGGTGATTATTACCCAGGCCGACGGCGGGCGGTAA
- a CDS encoding 3-isopropylmalate dehydrogenase gives MSIDLAVIPGDGIGPEVVTEALKVLQAVVVPTGVELKQTEYALGAQHWLETGETLSEETLASLRQHDVILFGAVGGAPGDTRIPSGLIEREMLLKIRFSLDHYVNLRPFKLYPGVPSPLATPGKIDFVVVREGTEGPYVGNGGSLRKGTDQEVANELSVNTAFGVQRVVRDAFRRASKTERKKLTYVHKHNVLVHAGHLWKRTVESIATDFPEVSVDYLHVDAATIFFVTDPSRFDVIVTDNLFGDILTDLSAAITGGIGLAASGNINMDRTAPSMFEPVHGSAPDIAGQQKEDPTAAILSAAMLLDHLEFPELSAKIYAAVEADVATRAELGSRTTAAISDAIVARLG, from the coding sequence ATGAGTATCGATTTGGCAGTGATCCCTGGCGACGGCATCGGTCCGGAAGTTGTCACTGAGGCCCTGAAAGTTCTTCAGGCAGTGGTGGTTCCTACTGGCGTTGAACTCAAGCAGACTGAATACGCGCTTGGTGCTCAGCACTGGCTTGAGACGGGGGAGACGCTTTCCGAGGAGACGTTAGCGTCGCTACGCCAGCACGATGTGATTCTGTTTGGTGCGGTTGGCGGAGCGCCTGGCGATACCAGAATTCCATCAGGACTCATTGAGCGCGAGATGCTGCTTAAGATTCGCTTTTCCTTAGATCACTACGTCAACTTGCGGCCATTTAAGCTTTATCCAGGTGTGCCAAGTCCGCTGGCTACGCCCGGAAAGATCGACTTTGTGGTGGTGAGGGAAGGTACCGAGGGGCCGTACGTCGGTAACGGTGGTTCGCTGCGCAAGGGCACCGACCAAGAAGTTGCCAATGAGCTTTCGGTCAATACCGCCTTTGGTGTACAACGAGTGGTCCGGGACGCTTTTCGCCGGGCCAGCAAGACCGAGCGTAAAAAACTCACCTATGTGCATAAACACAACGTTCTGGTGCATGCCGGACATTTGTGGAAGCGGACGGTCGAATCGATTGCCACTGATTTTCCGGAAGTTTCGGTGGATTACCTGCACGTAGACGCCGCCACCATTTTCTTTGTGACTGATCCCTCGCGTTTCGATGTGATTGTTACCGACAATCTCTTTGGCGATATTTTGACGGATCTCTCCGCAGCAATTACTGGCGGCATTGGTCTGGCAGCCTCGGGCAATATCAATATGGATCGAACTGCCCCTTCGATGTTTGAACCGGTACACGGATCCGCGCCGGATATTGCTGGCCAGCAAAAGGAGGATCCGACGGCGGCAATTCTGTCCGCTGCCATGCTGCTTGATCACTTGGAATTTCCGGAACTGTCAGCGAAGATCTATGCGGCGGTCGAGGCCGACGTCGCCACCCGAGCAGAGCTGGGCAGCAGGACTACTGCGGCGATTAGCGATGCGATCGTCGCCAGATTGGGCTGA
- a CDS encoding branched-chain amino acid aminotransferase has protein sequence MTQTATELAFAQQLSENPKSAQERETILAKPGFGDYFTDNTAVVDYTATAPGEGSWHNARIEPYGPISLDPAASVLHYGQEIFEGLKAYRHADGSVWTFRPERNAARLNTSAQRLALPQLPEQVFLDAIAGVVQADQEWVPSGDGESLYLRPFMIATEAFLGVRAAREVSFRVIASPAGNYFGGELKPVSIWISRNYARAGRGGTGAAKCGGNYAASLLPQLEAQAHGCQQVLFLDQENSNAVEELGGMNVFFVMKDGSLVTPALSGSILEGVTRSSVLQLGRDRGLDVQERTITLDEWREGVNSGEIAEVFACGTAAVITPIGRLLDENEEIGSADAKAGEVTLSIRAELLGIQTGAVEDKHGWLRRLV, from the coding sequence ATGACTCAAACAGCGACCGAATTAGCCTTCGCTCAGCAGCTCTCGGAGAACCCGAAGTCTGCTCAGGAACGGGAAACTATTCTTGCTAAACCCGGATTCGGAGACTACTTCACCGACAATACCGCCGTCGTCGATTACACCGCGACCGCGCCGGGTGAGGGATCCTGGCATAACGCTCGGATTGAGCCCTATGGCCCGATCTCGCTAGACCCGGCCGCATCCGTGCTGCACTATGGCCAAGAAATTTTCGAAGGGCTTAAGGCGTACCGACACGCTGACGGTTCGGTTTGGACCTTCCGCCCGGAGCGCAACGCTGCGCGACTGAATACTTCTGCGCAGCGCTTGGCGTTGCCGCAGCTGCCTGAGCAGGTCTTCCTCGACGCGATTGCTGGCGTCGTGCAGGCAGATCAGGAATGGGTGCCGTCAGGTGATGGTGAAAGCCTCTACCTGCGTCCCTTCATGATTGCCACCGAAGCTTTTTTGGGCGTGCGAGCTGCTCGCGAAGTTTCCTTCCGGGTCATCGCTTCGCCTGCTGGTAACTACTTCGGCGGCGAGCTGAAGCCGGTGTCGATCTGGATTTCACGTAACTACGCTCGCGCTGGCCGCGGCGGCACTGGCGCTGCCAAATGCGGCGGCAATTACGCAGCTTCACTTTTACCGCAACTTGAGGCTCAAGCGCACGGCTGCCAGCAGGTGCTGTTCCTTGATCAGGAGAATAGCAACGCCGTCGAGGAATTGGGTGGCATGAATGTGTTCTTTGTGATGAAGGACGGTTCGCTGGTTACTCCGGCTCTTTCCGGCAGCATTTTGGAAGGTGTTACGCGGTCTTCGGTGTTGCAGTTGGGTCGCGACCGTGGCTTGGACGTTCAGGAGCGCACCATCACGCTGGATGAATGGCGCGAGGGCGTCAATTCTGGCGAGATCGCTGAAGTCTTTGCCTGTGGCACAGCAGCTGTTATCACGCCGATCGGCCGTCTGCTGGACGAGAACGAAGAAATCGGTTCTGCGGACGCGAAGGCGGGCGAGGTGACTTTGAGCATCCGTGCGGAACTTCTTGGCATTCAGACCGGTGCTGTTGAGGACAAGCACGGCTGGTTGCGCCGCTTGGTCTAG
- a CDS encoding fumarylacetoacetate hydrolase family protein, producing MRIARFVLDADPMYGVVDAAGETVTVIKGDPFFNGVEPTGETHPLEDVRLLAPIIPRSKVVGIGRNYAEHAKELGNEVPASPLMFLKPNTSVIGHNDPIALPEFSEEVSYEAELCIVIGRICKDVPEDRVDEVIFGYTCGNDLTARDAQRKDNQWARAKGFDGSAPLGPWIETELDVEDLAVQGRLNGKVVQDGRTDQMIWGVKALVSYVSQAFTLLPGDVIMTGTPAGVGLVTEGDRFEVEIEGIGTLSNLIVRR from the coding sequence ATGCGTATAGCCCGTTTTGTTTTGGATGCTGATCCCATGTACGGCGTAGTTGATGCCGCCGGTGAAACTGTGACCGTGATCAAGGGAGATCCCTTCTTCAACGGCGTAGAGCCAACAGGGGAGACCCACCCGTTAGAGGATGTCCGGTTGTTGGCACCCATCATTCCGCGCTCCAAAGTTGTTGGCATTGGTCGGAATTATGCTGAGCATGCCAAGGAATTGGGCAACGAAGTACCGGCCAGCCCACTCATGTTCCTCAAGCCAAATACCTCGGTGATTGGGCACAACGATCCGATTGCGCTGCCGGAATTCTCCGAAGAGGTCTCCTACGAGGCTGAGCTCTGCATCGTGATTGGCCGCATTTGCAAGGACGTGCCTGAGGACCGCGTGGACGAAGTGATCTTTGGCTACACCTGTGGCAATGACTTGACTGCGCGCGATGCGCAACGCAAGGACAACCAGTGGGCCCGAGCAAAGGGCTTTGATGGATCTGCTCCGCTAGGGCCGTGGATTGAAACCGAGCTCGACGTCGAAGACTTGGCTGTACAAGGCAGGCTCAACGGCAAAGTGGTCCAAGACGGTCGCACCGACCAGATGATTTGGGGCGTCAAGGCGCTGGTTTCGTATGTCTCGCAGGCATTCACGTTGTTGCCGGGCGACGTCATCATGACCGGTACGCCGGCCGGCGTCGGCCTAGTCACTGAAGGTGACCGCTTCGAAGTTGAAATTGAGGGGATCGGTACGTTGTCCAATCTCATCGTCCGCCGATAA
- the gltX gene encoding glutamate--tRNA ligase yields the protein MTIPLIDAATPVRVRFCPSPTGTPHVGLIRTALFNWAYARHTGGKLVFRVEDTDAARDSEESYQQLLDALNWMGIDWDEGVEVGGPHEPYRQSQRSEIYQDVIAKLRDGGFVYESYSTPDEIEARHKAAGRDPKLGYDGFDRDLSAEQIAAFKAEGREAALRLRMPDEDITFTDLVRGEITFKAGSVPDFAVVRPNGAPLYTLTNPVDDALMGITHVLRGEDILSSTPRQIALYRALHAVGVADYLPEFGHLPYVMGQGNKKLSKRDPESSLFLLLEWGFIKEGLLNYLALLGWSLSADEDIFTVEELVKAFDVHDVLGNPARFDVKKAESINGTHVRLLAPEDFRGRLVPYLQAAELVSAELTERQSAVLTEVAPLVQERIQLLAEAPAILRFLFVADDDVEPAEDALKGLPENLVEVLDAAITAVEPLTEWNAETIQDALRTALIDDLGLKPRLAFGSVRTAMSGRRISPPLFESMVILGKESSLARLRRFRDR from the coding sequence ATGACTATTCCCCTTATTGACGCGGCGACTCCGGTCCGCGTCCGTTTTTGCCCGTCACCTACTGGAACCCCGCACGTCGGCCTGATTCGCACGGCGTTGTTCAACTGGGCTTATGCTCGGCATACCGGTGGCAAGCTGGTTTTCCGCGTGGAAGATACTGATGCTGCACGCGATAGCGAAGAGAGTTACCAGCAACTGCTCGATGCGCTGAACTGGATGGGCATTGACTGGGATGAGGGCGTAGAGGTAGGCGGCCCGCACGAACCGTACCGTCAATCGCAGCGGAGCGAAATTTACCAGGATGTCATCGCGAAATTGCGTGACGGTGGATTCGTTTACGAATCATATTCGACACCGGATGAGATTGAGGCGCGACACAAAGCTGCCGGGCGTGACCCAAAGTTGGGCTACGACGGCTTTGATCGAGATCTTTCGGCAGAACAGATTGCTGCGTTCAAAGCAGAAGGCCGTGAAGCTGCCTTGCGGCTGCGGATGCCCGATGAAGACATCACTTTCACCGACCTGGTCCGCGGCGAAATCACCTTCAAGGCTGGCTCAGTGCCGGACTTCGCCGTAGTGCGGCCAAACGGTGCGCCGCTGTACACGCTGACGAACCCGGTAGACGACGCATTGATGGGCATTACCCACGTTTTGCGTGGCGAGGACATCTTATCCTCCACACCGCGGCAAATAGCCCTGTACCGGGCGCTACACGCCGTGGGCGTGGCTGACTATCTGCCGGAATTCGGCCACCTGCCCTATGTCATGGGCCAGGGCAACAAGAAGCTGTCCAAACGCGATCCGGAATCTAGCTTGTTCCTGTTGCTCGAATGGGGCTTTATCAAAGAGGGTTTGCTGAATTACTTGGCGCTGCTGGGCTGGTCGCTTAGCGCGGATGAAGACATTTTCACGGTTGAGGAACTAGTCAAGGCCTTTGACGTGCACGACGTGTTGGGCAACCCGGCTCGCTTTGACGTAAAGAAGGCTGAGTCAATCAACGGAACCCATGTGCGGTTGCTTGCGCCAGAGGATTTCCGAGGCCGACTTGTGCCGTACTTGCAGGCCGCTGAGTTGGTTAGTGCGGAGCTCACCGAACGGCAGTCTGCCGTTTTGACCGAAGTTGCGCCGCTGGTCCAGGAACGGATACAGCTGTTGGCTGAAGCGCCGGCGATCTTGCGTTTCCTTTTCGTTGCGGACGACGACGTCGAACCCGCCGAAGATGCGCTGAAGGGACTGCCCGAGAATTTGGTTGAGGTGCTGGATGCGGCGATTACCGCCGTCGAGCCGTTGACTGAGTGGAACGCTGAGACCATTCAGGACGCGCTGCGTACTGCCTTGATTGATGATCTGGGCCTCAAACCACGATTGGCCTTTGGGTCGGTGCGTACCGCGATGTCTGGCCGACGGATTTCGCCGCCGCTGTTTGAATCGATGGTGATCTTGGGCAAGGAATCTTCGCTGGCTCGGTTACGCAGATTCCGAGACCGATGA
- a CDS encoding HAD family hydrolase, which translates to MEAEINSRWAPYADVLPLLDALDTLGIPYGAVSNNVADYQRRKLDLAGLQRISVLVGTDTVGVPKPDPAIFHEGARQLGLEPAFTLYVGDNLVIDALGAASAGLPSVWLNRDGGIDEQRDGPQMTSLDELLGLLGE; encoded by the coding sequence ATGGAGGCGGAGATTAATAGCCGATGGGCACCGTACGCTGATGTTTTGCCGCTACTAGATGCCTTGGATACTTTAGGGATTCCGTACGGCGCTGTGAGCAATAATGTAGCCGATTATCAGCGTCGGAAATTGGACCTGGCTGGCTTGCAACGAATTTCCGTTTTGGTTGGCACCGACACGGTGGGCGTGCCCAAGCCGGACCCAGCGATTTTCCACGAGGGTGCCCGGCAACTTGGATTAGAGCCTGCCTTCACTTTGTATGTGGGGGACAACCTGGTGATTGACGCCTTAGGTGCTGCGTCGGCAGGCTTGCCGTCGGTGTGGCTCAATCGGGATGGCGGCATTGATGAGCAGCGGGATGGACCGCAGATGACGAGTCTCGATGAGCTGCTTGGGCTTTTAGGCGAGTAA